The Myxococcus xanthus genome contains the following window.
ACGTTGCGTCTCGTGACAACCGGCGCCTCGTGCGCGGCATGGAATGGGATGTCCCGCTCATCTACTTCTACGGTATCGAGCCGGGCGCCTATCGGCCCATCTGGCCCGTCTACATCTCCGAGGCAAACCCAGCCGAGCTGAGCTTCACCGTCGTCTCCGCCGCACCGGATGCGGAGGTGCTGGCGCCGGGGCTCCACGCGGCGGACCCGAAGCTCTTGAACCTGGAGCGCCGCTACGCCACGGTCCAGATGAAGAAGCGGCTCCATCAAGCCGCCTTCCGTCAGCATGTGCTGCGAGCCTATTCGCAGCGGTGCGCGGTATGCCGGTTCCCCCGGCCGGAGCTGCTGGACGCGGCGCACATCCTCCCGGACCGGGACGAGCGTGGCAGGCCGGAAATCTCCAACGGCCTCTCGCTCTGCAAACTCCACCACGGGGCCTTCGACACGGACCTGCTGGGCATCCGCCCTGACGGCATCATCGAAATCGCGCCCCGGCTGCTCGCCGAGCGCGACGGCCCCACGCTGGAGTACGGGCTCAAGGGCTTCGCCGGAAAGGCGCTGAGCATCCTGCCGGAGGCTCCTGCCCACCGGCCGCGCCGTGAGTACCTGGAAGCGCGCTACGAGCGTTTCCGCATGACAGGCTGAACCAAAGACGAGGTGACCTCCCCGAATGGGGAGGTTCCCGACCTGACCGGTCCGCCGATGTGGCGCCTTTTCGAGGCCTTTACCTTGTGCCTCGAAAGGAACACACCATGTCCACCGGCCTCCTCCAGTCGCTGTCCCACTCCCTCGCCTCCATCGTCGAGCGCACCGCGCCTGGCATCGTCCGCGTGGAGACGCGGCGCAGGCGCGGCACCACCGGCATCGTCTGGGATGCCGAGGGCCACATCCTCACCACCAGCCAGGCCGTGGAGCACGAGGGCCGGCTCCCTATCGGCTTGCCGGATGGCCGCACCGTCTCCGCCGAGTTCGTCGGCCGCGACGCCAGCACCGACCTGGCCCTGCTCAAGGCCGAAGCCACCGGCCTCGCGCCGCTGACCTCCGCGCCGTTGGATGACGTGAAGGTCGGTCACCTCGTCATCGCCGTGGGCCGCCCTGGCCGCACGGCTCGCGCGACGCTCGGCATGGTCAGCACCCACGGCGAGGGCTGGCGCACCCATGCCGGAGGCCGCGTGGAGCGCTACCTGGAGACGGATGCCGACCTCCCGCCCGGCTTCTCCGGCGGCGCGCTGGTGGACACCGAGGGACGCCTTGTCGGTCTGCTCACCGCCGCCTTCTCTCGCACCGCCGCCGTCGTCATCGCCACGGACACGCTCACGCGCGTGATTGCATCGCTGAAGGAACACGGGGGCATCCGGCGTGGCTACCTGGGCGTGGGCGCCTACCCCGTGCGTCTGCCCCCACACCTGGGCACGGGGAACGAACACGGCCTCATCTGCCTCTCCGTGGACCCGAACGGCCCGGCGCATGACGCGGGTCTGCTGCTCGGAGACGTCCTGGTGAGTCTGGGAGGTCAGCCCCTCCACGGCGTGGAGGACCTGCTCGGAGCCCTGAGCGACGAGAAGGTGGGCACCACCCTCCAGGTCCGCGTGCTGCGCGCCGGAGAGGTTCGCGAAGTGCCCATCACCGTGGGCAAGCGCTCGTGAAGGGAGGCCACCGTGAAACTGCTGCAACACTTCTCGGATGATTTGGAGTCGCTGGTGGCGCGTGCCTCGCCCGCCGTCGTGGGCGTGGAGCACGCACGCGGCCACGGCACCGGCCTCTTCCTCACACCGGACGGCTACGTCCTCACCAACCGCCACGTGGTGGTGCGCGGCTCACGCAAGCTCACCGTCCAGCTCTCCAACGGAGAGGAACTGCGTGGCACCCTGGTGGGCAGCGACGCCCCCACCGACCTGGCCGTGGTCCGCGCGGAGGGCGGTGACTTCCCCACCCTGCCGCTCGCCGAGCCCGAGTCGGTGCGCGTGGGCCAGCTCGTCATGGCCATTGGCAACCCGTTCCACCTGGAACAGTCCGTGTCGCTGGGCGTGGTGAGCGCCATCAACCGCAGCATCAGCCTGCCCGACGGCGTCATGCTGGAGGGCATGCTCCAGACGGATGCCGCCATCAATCCGGGCAACTCCGGGGGGCCGCTGCTCAACATGCGAGGACAGGTGGTGGGCCTCAACACGCTGGTGTTGCCCTACGCGCAAGGTATCGGCTTCGCGGTGAGCGCCACCACGGCGGCGTGGATTGCCAGCCTGCTCATCCAACGCGGCAAGGTGGACCGGCGCTTCCTGGGCATCGCCGCGACGGCGGTGAGCCTGGACGCACGACTCACCCGGGAGAACGGCCAGTCCCGCGCGGTGAAGGTGCTCCGCGTGCAGGACGGGACACCTGCCCACGAGGCCGGACTCCAGGTGGATGACTTACTGCTGGCCATCAACCAGCGGCCGGTGAACAGCGTGGACGACCTCCAGCGGCTCATGGCGCTGGCCACGGAGGACGAGGTGACGCTGGACCTGCTGCGCAAGGGCGGTGGCCGCAAGACGGCCCAGGCACGGACGCGACCGCGCATGGAGCCCGTGGCCGCCTGACTCAGGCCACGCCGCCCGGCGTCCGCCCCTGCGCGTCCGGCATCTTCCCCTGGAGCAGCAGGTTGTCGCCCCGGCAGAGGCTCTTGTAGGACCACACGCAGAACGAGTCTCCAGGACGTGACTCCTGGAGATACTCGTCCAGCACGTCGGCATCGTCACAGATGAAGCGGTGCGGGGCGCGCGTCTCCCGGTAGAAGCGGTGCTCGATGATGAGCGGGCTCTTGTTCGCCAGCATCTCGCGCAGGCGGCTCAACGTGTCCGGGTCGGTGATGCGTGAGCCTTCGAGTGTCCACGCGTCCATGGTGCGGTGCCGCGCCTTTCTTCCCACGAGCTGAAACGGGCCCGGAGGATGATAGCGGATGACGGCCCACGTCATAGCCGCGCATCGTGCGATGGCGCCGGACGGTGCTCGGTGAAGAGTTCGTCCTCATAGCACCAGGCCCACTCCTCCCCCGGCTCGAAGGACTGGACGACGGGATGCGCCGACTGCTGGAAGTGCTTCGTCGCATGCCGGTTGGGCGAGGAATCACAACATCCCACATGGCCACAACTCAGGCAGCGACGCAGGTGCACCCAGCTTGCGCCCATGGCCAGACATTCCTCGCAGCCTCGCGAGCGCGGAGGCGGGTCTTCGGCCTGTCGGATGTGCTCGCAAATCGGCTCCATGTGACACCTCTCTGTGACTGGGGCGACCAGTGCCCTCTACAGCGTAGGCACTGGGTGCGAGGACCTTCAGTGAGCACCAGCCAGGATGGCGAGCCACTGGAGGCACGTCCCCACCCCGCAGCAGCGGATGGCACGCGCGGAGCCCCGGGCGCACGGTAGAGCCACATGCCCACCAACGCCCCCGACACCACCGTCGCCTATGACAGTCCTCGCGGCCGGGGTGTGCTGCTCGCCAGCGTGCTGGGCAGCGGCATGGCGTTCCTCGATTCCACCGCCGTCAACGTCGCCCTGCCCGCCATGGGCCGCGAGCTGCACACGGGCCTGTCCGGCCTCCAATGGGCCGTGGACGCGTACCTGCTCACGCTCGGCTCCCTGGTGCTCACCGGGGGCGCGCTCGGCGACGCGAAGGGCCAGCGACGCGTCTTCCTGCTGGGCATGCTCGCCTTCACCGTCACGTCAGTGCTGTGCGGCCTGGCGCCCAACACCTGGACGCTGGCCGCCTTCCGCGCGGCGCAGGGTGTGGGAGCCGCGCTGCTGGTGCCCGCGAGCCTCGCATTGCTGCGCACGTCGTTCCCGCCTCAGGACCGGCAACGCGCCGTGTCCGCCTGGGCCGGACTGTCCGGCGTCACCACGGCCGTGGGGCCGCTGCTGGGTGGGTGGCTCGTGGACGCAGGCTCATGGCGCTTCGTCTTCTTCCTCAACGTGCCCCTGGCCGCGCTCACCGCGTGGGCGGCGCTGCGCCACGTGCCGGACATCGCGCCGAAGACAGGGGCGCGCGGGTTGGACGTCGCGGGCTCGGTGACGGCGGCGCTCGGGCTGGGTGGCCTCATCTACGCGCTCATCGAAGGCCCCGCCCACGGCTGGCCCCTGGCGGCCATCGGCGCCGCGGCCGGAGGCGCCGTCCTGCTGGCCGCGTTCTTCGTCCTGGAGGCACGGCAGCGGGAGCCGATGCTTCCGCTCACCCTCTTCCACTCGCGCACCTTCTCCGGCGCGAACCTCACCACGCTCGTCGTGTACTTCGCGCTCGGAGGCGCCACCTTCCTGGTGGTGCTCGCCCTGCAGCAGCAGCTCGGCTATTCGGCGCTCGGCGCGGGAGCAGCGCTGCTCCCCATCACGCTGATGCTGCTTCTGTTTTCACCTTCGGTGGGGCGGCTCGCGGGGCACATCGGCGCACGTCCGTTGATGACGGCGGGGCCGCTGCTCGCGGGCGTGGGGCTGGCGCTCCTGACGCGCATCCAGCGCGGTGGTGACTACGTCAGCACCGTGCTGCCTGGCATCCTGGTGCTGGGACTGGGGCTGGCGCTCACCGTAGGCCCGCTCACGGCGGTGGTGCTCGGCGCCGTCGAGGACCGCTACGCGGGCATCGCCTCTGGCGTGAACAACGCCGTGGCCCGCCTCGCCGGCCTGCTCGCGGTGGCGCTGCTGCCGCTGCTGGGCGGCCTCGCTGGCGACACCGGCATGGACTTCCTGGTGGGCACACGGCGCGCGCTCTGGGTGTCCGCCGGCCTGTGCGCCGTGGGAGCGCTGTGCTCGCTGCTCACGATTCCACGCGAGGCCGGGCGCACGACCTCCGCGCAATAGGAGCACGGGACCAAGCGCACCGCGTGGGTCCAACAAGCGCTCATGACGTCGTCGCGGGATGGCGCCTCGGCCCCCGGCTGGCTTCTTCGCGGCCTTGCCGGCGTGCGGGCTGTCCCCAGGCCCGCATCTCAATGACGTCCGTGGTCGTCACTCAGCGGAGGTGCCTCGCGCGCCGGCTCGGTGCCCTTCTGAGCGCCGTAGCCGCCAATCCCCTTCTGGAGGATGCGGTCTTCGCCCACGTCTTCGTCCGTCACGTCGCCTCGCACCGGGCCTTTCTGGTGCCGCGCCTCGCGCTCCAGTTCTTCCGGGCGCGTCGTGTCCATCCGCTCGTCGCCCCGTACCGGACTGCCCTTGTTGTCGGCCATGGTCATTTCCCCTTTCAGAGGGAAAGGTCCGAACCGCCCTCGCACCGGACAAGGCACCTGCCATGGCGCCGTCGCCTGCCGCCCAAGCAGAAGGCCCCCGCCCCAGCAGGGACGAGGGCCTTCGGGAATCCACACAGCCGAACCAGCGCTAGCTCTTGTACTTCACCGAGCAGCCGTAGGGCGTGGTGGTGCTCGCCGGGACCTGCTGGCCACCCACCACCGCGTCCACCGCCGTCTTCACATGGTTGGCCGGCTTGGCGTTCTTGCCGCGCGGGTCATCGTCGATGGCGCCCGCGTAGCGGACAACGCCCGTCTCGTCGATGACGTACATGTGCGGCGTCGTCTTCGCGCCATAGGACTTGCCTACCGTGCCGCTCGCGTCCTGGAGAACCGGGTAGGGGAAGCCCTCATCCTTCTTCCACGCCGCGGACTTCTCCGGGGTGTTGTGCGCGGTGGAGTCCACCGCCAGCCACACCACCTTCTTCGCGTCGAAGCCCTTCAGCGTGGTGACCATCGTGTCGTTCTTGTAGTGCCGCTGAACGAAGGGGCACTCGGGGTTGGTCCACTCCAGGACCACGACCTTGCCCTTGTACTGCGCCAGCGTGTGCTCCTTGCCGGACTCGTCCTTCAGCGTGAAGGTCGGCGCGGGCTTGCCAACTTCCGCGT
Protein-coding sequences here:
- a CDS encoding HNH endonuclease gives rise to the protein MTNQDLDWPIRVAAMNALQHLVRQHGEVLSWDVIARGFTYQGETLNFANRARGIFWPRHMRETALSIKTTVPRQGREARYDDLRSNEGFQYRFQGTDVASRDNRRLVRGMEWDVPLIYFYGIEPGAYRPIWPVYISEANPAELSFTVVSAAPDAEVLAPGLHAADPKLLNLERRYATVQMKKRLHQAAFRQHVLRAYSQRCAVCRFPRPELLDAAHILPDRDERGRPEISNGLSLCKLHHGAFDTDLLGIRPDGIIEIAPRLLAERDGPTLEYGLKGFAGKALSILPEAPAHRPRREYLEARYERFRMTG
- a CDS encoding S1C family serine protease produces the protein MSTGLLQSLSHSLASIVERTAPGIVRVETRRRRGTTGIVWDAEGHILTTSQAVEHEGRLPIGLPDGRTVSAEFVGRDASTDLALLKAEATGLAPLTSAPLDDVKVGHLVIAVGRPGRTARATLGMVSTHGEGWRTHAGGRVERYLETDADLPPGFSGGALVDTEGRLVGLLTAAFSRTAAVVIATDTLTRVIASLKEHGGIRRGYLGVGAYPVRLPPHLGTGNEHGLICLSVDPNGPAHDAGLLLGDVLVSLGGQPLHGVEDLLGALSDEKVGTTLQVRVLRAGEVREVPITVGKRS
- a CDS encoding S1C family serine protease — its product is MKLLQHFSDDLESLVARASPAVVGVEHARGHGTGLFLTPDGYVLTNRHVVVRGSRKLTVQLSNGEELRGTLVGSDAPTDLAVVRAEGGDFPTLPLAEPESVRVGQLVMAIGNPFHLEQSVSLGVVSAINRSISLPDGVMLEGMLQTDAAINPGNSGGPLLNMRGQVVGLNTLVLPYAQGIGFAVSATTAAWIASLLIQRGKVDRRFLGIAATAVSLDARLTRENGQSRAVKVLRVQDGTPAHEAGLQVDDLLLAINQRPVNSVDDLQRLMALATEDEVTLDLLRKGGGRKTAQARTRPRMEPVAA
- a CDS encoding UBP-type zinc finger domain-containing protein, with product MEPICEHIRQAEDPPPRSRGCEECLAMGASWVHLRRCLSCGHVGCCDSSPNRHATKHFQQSAHPVVQSFEPGEEWAWCYEDELFTEHRPAPSHDARL
- a CDS encoding MFS transporter; this encodes MPTNAPDTTVAYDSPRGRGVLLASVLGSGMAFLDSTAVNVALPAMGRELHTGLSGLQWAVDAYLLTLGSLVLTGGALGDAKGQRRVFLLGMLAFTVTSVLCGLAPNTWTLAAFRAAQGVGAALLVPASLALLRTSFPPQDRQRAVSAWAGLSGVTTAVGPLLGGWLVDAGSWRFVFFLNVPLAALTAWAALRHVPDIAPKTGARGLDVAGSVTAALGLGGLIYALIEGPAHGWPLAAIGAAAGGAVLLAAFFVLEARQREPMLPLTLFHSRTFSGANLTTLVVYFALGGATFLVVLALQQQLGYSALGAGAALLPITLMLLLFSPSVGRLAGHIGARPLMTAGPLLAGVGLALLTRIQRGGDYVSTVLPGILVLGLGLALTVGPLTAVVLGAVEDRYAGIASGVNNAVARLAGLLAVALLPLLGGLAGDTGMDFLVGTRRALWVSAGLCAVGALCSLLTIPREAGRTTSAQ
- a CDS encoding thioredoxin family protein, giving the protein MKQVFTALALGTLLIGAPALADAEVGKPAPTFTLKDESGKEHTLAQYKGKVVVLEWTNPECPFVQRHYKNDTMVTTLKGFDAKKVVWLAVDSTAHNTPEKSAAWKKDEGFPYPVLQDASGTVGKSYGAKTTPHMYVIDETGVVRYAGAIDDDPRGKNAKPANHVKTAVDAVVGGQQVPASTTTPYGCSVKYKS